A genomic segment from Spinacia oleracea cultivar Varoflay chromosome 3, BTI_SOV_V1, whole genome shotgun sequence encodes:
- the LOC130469525 gene encoding uncharacterized protein — MPSELAGQFSEEQLATARAVMAALSALKPARKANTEPVPRTVIHQTAETPVGEKRKRLPIRNLFGEQILVQQEQHPNTNQAIALRSRPEPMVIEETREAPQRYASRRYTIQPANSPLCADILEEPMEKLKFPLCKYDGSTDPEVHCNTFEQHMMLYTDSDAMWCKIFPSTLLGVASGWYKGLPKGSVYNYRQLETEFMLRFISRQQRKKTSGELMAVTQRSGESLRDYLTRFNNESTSIPNLQQEIAVVALMRGMNHCEFKKYLGRKSFTDLGSALIKAHEYIKSDELMTIPNHYQSAQTRNAAPRPVQPAQQNQNRGFRKDEQRKDPRGRDYQKQSTSIYPTFHEYTPLNAPRAAIYNVNKNENWKRPPPMSDKPRPQSKYCAFHDDCGHYTENCRDLKDNIEDMIRRGYLTQYKARQNNNNQENSNWQSNNTNNRLPSTQTPLRIEQKAPETSRNGEARNSGQKGPTVWVISGGPCHGGTISGAGRSLGEHRHLVNYHSTIKWPATQVMPNISFTPDDCRGIIYPHDDPLVLGLEIANFPVKRILVDGGSSANIIFWEAFVQLKIDETELTRVNYPVIGFSGATVFPEGSIRLPVQIGEGRAARDLMVDFLVIKVPAAYNIIVGRPFIHDAQAVVSTYHLTMIYMSNFEKAERIRGSQDSARSCYLTALKTPGRLTPSRNIAREAAMKRPAKGQAPRLGGESSLLPKKEKRQKRESPTIESIEKGTSLPRVEAGGRSEEVELVEGETGRTVKLGTDIDPQLRVNMIGLLREHADVFAFSADEIPGISSEVIEHRLNVDRAVRPVKQKKRNFSTEKNQAIQEEVEKLLAAGFIEPCDYPEWLANVVMVKKSNGSWRMCVDFTNLNRACPKDCYPLPRIDRLVDSTSGHALLSFLDAFSGYHQVSLAKADRKKAAFITEGGVFCYKAMPFGLKNAGATYQKLVDRVFANQKGRNIEVYVDDSIVKSKLETDHLDDLRETFETLRRYQMKLNPKKCVFGVKSGKFLGFLVSERGIDANPDKAAGRMAALTRFVSKSADRSIPFFNTLKQNGKLRWGETEERAFEKVKEHLRALPTIARPEEGDKLQLYVSASAQTVAAVLISEKDKVQQPIYFVSHILNPAEARYSLIEKVAYAVLIAARKLRPYFDAHTIQILTNFPLEKALQKMDTAGRLLRWAIELSEYDLEFHPRNAIKAQALADFVVEASYQEEETKAESWKVSVDGSAAQSGAGAGVVMISPTGDKFEYAIRFTFAASNNEAEYEAAIAGVQLCLLADAKRIVMTTDSQLVANQFSGEYETKEPSMRRYQEKLKTLTAKLEAFDIELVPRALNTAADSLAKLASSKTIELSRSVMIEIMHRRSTEEKGKEIMAITANKEWYDDIWAYKTTGVLPADIREAKKIKKDICWYVIYQGQIYKRAFSLPLLRCLTAYESARLIEEMHEGICGNHVGGKTLALICQRQGYYWPTMLEDAQSYVKKCEKCQLFAPVIRMPANDLMPILNPIPFAQWGMDIVGPFTTASGGRKFLIVAVDYFTKWIEAEPVAKITANQVRKFIWKNIITRFGIPTAIVFDHGCQFDCEPIRAFLADYRIKFAYASVCHPQSNGQAEAANKQILVALKKKLDEFKGKWADTVPEVLWGNRTTVKEATGESPFKLCFGSEAVIPAEVALPTFRIQHYEEQGNDSLLRHQLDFLPEVRLQAEIRSAAYKNRMSRAYNKRVKHRKLEVGDLVLRRTAATGKAQKQGKLTANWEGPYQIWEEVVAGSYRLMEMNGTPLKNSWNADTLRKFHV, encoded by the exons ATGCCGTCTGAACTCGCCGGTCAGTTCTCGGAGGAACAGTTGGCTACAGCAAGAGCGGTGATGGCCGCGTTGTCGGCCTTGAAGCCAGCAAGAAAGGCAAACACAGAACCTGTACCCAGGACAGTCATACACCAGACTGCAGAAACACCAGTCGGCGAAAAACGGAAGAGATTGCCGATAAGAAACCTATTCGGAGAACAGATCCTAGTGCAACAAGAACAACACCCAAATACAAACCAGGCGATTGCTCTGCGCAGTCGGCCGGAACCCATGGTCATCGAAGAGACAAGAGAAGCACCCCAGAGATACGCGTCGCGCCGTTACACCATCCAACCTGCAAACTCCCCCCTGTGCGCGGACATTCTGGAGGAACCAATGGAGAAATTGAAGTTCCCACTCTGCAAGTACGACGGATCCACAGATCCGGAGGTCCACTGCAACACATTTGAGCAACATATGATGTTGTATACAGATTCCGACGCCATGTGGTGCAAGATATTTCCCTCAACACTGCTGGGAGTGGCATCCGGCTGGTATAAGGGACTACCAAAGGGGTCGGTATATAATTACCGACAGTTAGAAACAGAGTTCATGCTACGGTTCATCAGCCGGCAGCAGAGAAAGAAAACGTCGGGAGAGCTGATGGCAGTCACCCAGAGAAGCGGAGAATCCTTAAGAGATTACCTCACCAGATTCAACAACGAGTCCACcagcataccaaacttgcagcaaGAGATAGCTGTGGTGGCCCTGATGAGAGGAATGAACCACTGCGAGTTCAAAAAATACTTGGGAAGAAAATCCTTCACCGATTTGGGAAGCGCACTGATAAAGGCCCACGAATACATCAAAAGCGACGAGCTGATGACAATCCCAAATCACTATCAGTCGGCACAGACCAGAAATGCCGCACCAAGGCCGGTTCAGCCGGCGCAGCAGAATCAGAACAGGGGGTTCAGAAAGGACGAACAGAGGAAAGACCCAAGAGGGAGGGATTACCAGAAACAATCAACCAGCATATACCCCACATTCCACGAATACACTCCATTGAACGCCCCAAGAGCCGCGATTTACAATGTCAACAAGAACGAAAACTGGAAGAGGCCTCCACCAATGAGCGACAAACCCCGACCACAGTCGAAGTACTGCGCATTCCATGATGACTGTGGACACTATACGGAAAACTGCAGAGATTTGAAGGATAACATCGAGGATATGATCAGGAGAGGCTATCTGACACAATATAAAGCCCGacagaacaacaacaaccaagAGAATAGCAATTGGCAAAGCAATAACACAAACAACAGATTACCATCCACCCAAACACCGCTCCGAATAGAGCAGAAAGCACCAGAAACCAGTCGGAATGGGGAGGCTAGAAACAGTGGCCAGAAGGGGCCGACAGTATGggtcatatctggaggaccgTGCCATGGAGGAACAATCAGTGGAGCCGGCAGAAGTCTGGGCGAACACCGCCACCTGGTAAACTACCACAGCACCATAAAATGGCCGGCAACCCAAGTCATGCCAAATATTTCATTCACCCCAGACGACTGTCGCGGAATTATATACCCTCACGACGATCCACTGGTTTTGGGCCTCGAAATAGCAAACTTCCCAGTGAAACGAATACTGGTGGATGGAGGGAGTTCAGCGAACATTATCTTTTGGGAAGCCTTCGTTCAGCTGAAAATAGACGAGACAGAACTCACACGAGTCAACTATCCTGTGATAGGATTCTCCGGAGCCACAGTCTTCCCGGAAGGTAGCATCAGGCTACCAGTGCAGATTGGAGAAGGTAGAGCCGCAAGGGACCTAATGGTAGACTTCTTAGTAATCAAAGTGCCTGCTGCATACAACATAATAGTGGGCCGGCCATTCATCCACGATGCACAAGCAGTGGTATCAACATACCATCTAACTATGATATACATGTCTAACTTTGAGAAGGCTGAAAGAATCCGAGGCAGTCAAGATTCAGCAAGATCATGCTACTTGACGGCATTAAAAACACCAGGCCGACTGACCCCATCTAGGAATATAGCGAGAGAGGCAGCAATGAAAAGACCGGCAAAGGGTCAAGCCCCAAGATTGGGGGGCGAGTCATCTCTTTTGCCCAAGAAGGAGAAAAGGCAGAAAAGGGAGTCACCCACAATCGAAAGCATCGAAAAGGGGACTTCTCTACCTAGGGTAGAGGCCGGAGGAAGGTCAGAAGAAGTCGAGCTGGTAGAAGGAGAAACTGGCAGAACAGTAAAATTAGGAACCGACATTGACCCCCAGTTGCGGGTAAACATGATCGGTCTGTTGAGAGAACATGCGGATGTGTTCGCATTTTCCGCAGACGAAATTCCCGGTATAAGCTCGGAGGTAATCGAGCACCGACTGAATGTCGACAGAGCAGTCAGGCCGGTaaagcaaaagaaaagaaacttctcaacagaaaaaaatcaagcaatACAGGAAGAGGTAGAAAAGTTGTTGGCAGCAGGATTTATTGAACCATGCGACTACCCAGAGTGGTTGGCCAACGTCGTAATGGTTAAGAAGTCAAACGGCTCGtggagaatgtgcgtagatttcacaaACCTTAATAGAGCATGCCCAAAAGACTGCTACCCACTACCAAGAATCGACAGGCTAGTCGACTCCACATCTGGCCACGCGCTGCTCAGTTTCCTTGACGCATTCTCCGGGTACCACCAAGTCAGCCTCGCAAAGGCCGACAGGAAAAAAGCAGCATTCATCACTGAGGGGGGAGTATTCTGTTACAAGGctatgccgtttgggttaaagaacGCTGGGGCAACGTACCAAAAACTGGTCGACAGAGTGTTCGCAAACCAAAAAGGCCGCAACATTGAAGTATACGTCGACGACTCCATAGTGAAAAGCAAATTGGAGACCGATCATTTAGATGACCTCAGGGAAACGTTTGAAACTCTGCGCCGTTACCAAATGAAACTAAACCCCAAGAAATGTGTGTTCGGAGTGAAATCGGGGAAATTCTTGGGTTTCCTTGTCAGCGAGAGAGGCATAGACGCAAACCCAGATAAG GCTGCAGGAAGAATGGCGGCTCTGACAAGATTTGTTAGCAAATCAGCCGACAGGTCGATTCCATTTTTTAACACTCTTAAGCAGAATGGAAAACTCCGGTGGGGGGAAACCGAGGAAAGGGCCTTCGAGAAGGTAAAAGAACATCTTCGTGCTTTACCGACGATAGCCAGGCCGGAAGAGGGCGACAAGCTACAATTATATGTGTCCGCTTCAGCCCAAACCGTTGCTGCCGTACTAATCAGTGAAAAAGACAAAGTCCAGCAGCCGAtatactttgtcagccacattTTGAATCCGGCAGAAGCAAGATACTCGCTGATAGAGAAAGTGGCCTATGCAGTCCTGATAGCCGCCAGAAAGCTCAGACCATATTTTGACGCACATACCATACAAATTCTGACGAACTTTCCACTAGAGAAGGCTTTGCAAAAAATGGATACAGCCGGCAGACTGTTGcgatgggcaatagagctgtcgGAGTACGATCTTGAGTTTCACCCGCGCAATGCAATAAAAGCACAAGCTTTGGCTGACTTCGTAGTTGAAGCATCCTATCAAGAAGAGGAAACCAAAGCAGAATCCTGGAAAGTATCAGTAGACGGTTCAGCCGCTCAGTCGGGAGCGGGAGCCGGCGTTGTCATGATCTCTCCGACAGGAGATAAGTTCGAATACGCAATCAGATTCACTTTCGCAGCTtcgaacaacgaagcagaatatgaagcagccATTGCAGGGGTACAGCTATGCTTGTTGGCAGATGCCAAGAGGATAGTAATGACAACGGATTCTCAGTTGGTGGCAAATCAGTTTTCGGGAGAGTATGAAACAAAAGAGCCGTCAATGCGGCGGTATCAAGAAAAACTGAAGACGCTGACAGCGAAGTTAGAAGCTTTTGACATCGAATTGGTCCCCAGAGCGTTGAACACTGCCGCAGACAGCCTAGCAAAACTGGCCAGTTCGAAAACAATCGAGCTCAGTCGATCAGTAATGATAGAAATCATGCACAGAAGGAGTACggaggaaaaaggaaaggaaataatGGCCATCACGGCAAACAAAGAGTGGTACGATGATATCTGGGCGTACAAGACGACTGGAGTTCTCCCGGCCGATATCAGGGAGGcaaagaaaatcaaaaaagaCATCTGCTGGTACGTCATATATCAGGGGCAAATCTATAAAAGAGCCTTCAGCCTCCCCCTGCTGCGGTGTTTGACGGCATACGAATCCGCAAGGTTAATCGAAGAAATGCATGAAGGAATATGCGGAAACCATGTAGGAGGAAAAACACTTGCTTTGATCTGCCAAAGACAAGGTTACTACTGGCCAACCATGCTGGAGGACGCACAGAGCTACGTCAAGAAATGCGAAAAATGCCAGCTATTTGCCCCAGTAATACGTATGCCAGCAAACGACTTGATGCCCATTTTGAATCCAATCCCATTCGCCCAGTGGGGAATGGATATCGTGGGACCCTTCACAACAGCCTCAGGAGGCAGGAAGTTCTTGATTGTTGCCGTCGATTACTTCACAAAATGGATTGAGGCCGAGCCGGTAGCAAAAATAACAGCCAACCAGGTACGGAagttcatctggaaaaacatcataACAAGATTTGGAATACCGACAGCAATAGTATTCGACCACGGATGCCAGTTCGACTGCGAACCTATACGAGCATTCTTGGCAGACTACCGGATCAAATTCGCATATGCCTCAGTCTGCCACCCGcagagcaacgggcaagccgaggcTGCAAACAAACAAATACTCGTAGCCCTTAAGAAAAAGTTGGATGAGTTCAAGGGCAAGTGGGCAGACACAGTCCCAGAGGTTCTATGGGGTAACAGAACGACGGTTAAAGAAGCAACAGGAGAGAGTCCTTTCAAACTGTGTTTCGGATCAGAAGCAGTCATACCGGCTGAAGTAGCACTACCCACCTTTCGCATCCAGCATTATGAAGAACAGGGAAACGACAGCTTACTCAGACACCAGCTTGATTTCCTACCAGAGGTCAGACTGCAGGCGGAAATTAGGTCGGCCGCATACAAAAACAGAATGAGCAGGGCCTACAACAAGCGAGTAAAACATAGGAAGCTGGAGGTAGGCGACCTTGTACTCCGCCGGACGGCAGCAACCGGCAAAGCTCAAAAACAAGGAAAACTGACTGCAAATTGGGAAGGGCCCTACCAGATATGGGAAGAAGTGGTAGCTGGATCATACAGACTAATGGAGATGAATGGAACACCGCTGAAGAACTCATGGAACGCAGATACTTTAAGAAAATTCCATGTGTGA
- the LOC110802270 gene encoding F-box protein SKIP16 — translation MEEGIGGGFEGLGDLAIHVILSKLDPNETAIVSCVSKRFRDWTSDDYFWSLYSSNDLNLSSPIDPFGSPAPSFKVAYQLWREAFSMYSWPLVKRVKRCWDSLKSWLGSNFPEVLATLRKGASEEELNEVEIRLKVKLPLPTRLLYRFHDGQEFSENLLGLIGGYSVYRHLVNVNLLPLRHAALESQRITQDLNFSHASKFIAVASSITANEKIFCLNCANNQLYVGTTLLREDGEMMPCVPDTLLNSSSNQQCDGLLLWLEEHSRRLHSGMITVVEKGNQKIISQFPDKPPLCSTAVTNGVQVRASAVLVPEKSDLGSPEFLFAYSIRMSLLPEGCKSHGMTYDSCQLYRRRWIIRENEVVKHDVDGEAVIGKYPLLFAGEKEFVYESCSKQQCTPGSIEGSFTYVPGRLAAPKGEEFEVGVARFPLVKPEYIF, via the exons atggAAGAAGGGATAGGAGGAGGATTTGAGGGTTTAGGGGATTTAGCAATTCATGTAATCCTCTCAAAATTAGACCCAAATGAAACTGCTATTGTTTCTTGTGTTAGCAAGAGATTCAGGGATTGGACTTCTGATGATTACTTTTGGTCTCTTTATTCTTCCAATGACCTTAATCTCTCTTCCCCCATTGACCCTTTTGGATCCCCAGCTCCCTCCTTCAAG GTAGCTTATCAACTATGGAGGGAAGCTTTCAGTATGTATTCTTGGCCTCTTGTCAAACGTGTCAAAAGGTGTTGGGATAGTCTTAAAAGTTGGTTGGGAAGCAATTTTCCAGAGGTGCTAGCAACTTTGAGAAAGGGTGCTTCTGAGGAGGAGTTGAATGAAGTGGAAATACGCTTAAAAGTGAAGTTGCCACTTCCTACAAGATTACTTTATCGCTTCCATGATGGTCAGGAATTTTCAGAGAACCTGTTGGGTCTTATTGGAGGGTACTCTGTGTATAGGCACCTGGTGAATGTGAATTTACTACCGCTAAGGCATGCTGCTTTGGAGTCGCAGCGTATAACACAAGACTTAAATTTTTCACATGCATCCAAGTTTATTGCTGTAGCGTCCTCTATTACAGCAAATGAAAAGATCTTCTGCCTCAATTGTGCCAATAATCAACTTTATGTTGGCACCACTTTGCTTAGAGAAGACGGGGAAATGATGCCTTGTGTTCCTGATACATTATTGAATTCTAGTAGTAATCAACAATGTGATGGATTATTATTGTGGTTGGAGGAGCATAGTCGTCGTTTGCACAGTGGTATGATAACGGTTGTTGAGAAAGGTAATCAGAAGATCATTAGTCAGTTTCCAGATAAACCACCTCTCTGCTCCACTGCTGTGACAAATGGTGTACAG GTACGCGCATCTGCTGTTCTTGTTCCTGAAAAGAGTGACCTTGGAAGTCCAGAATTCTTGTTTGCTTACTCAATCCGGATGTCCCTTTTACCTGAGGGGTGTAAATCACATGGAATGACATATGACTCTTGTCAGCTGTACCGGAGACGTTGGATCATCCGAGAAAACGAGGTTGTAAAGCATGATGTTGACGGAGAAGCTGTTATAGGAAAG TACCCTTTGCTGTTTGCCGGTGAGAAAGAATTTGTGTACGAGAGCTGCTCAAAACAGCAATGTACACCTGGCTCCATTGAAGGTTCTTTTACATATGTCCCTGGAAG ATTGGCTGCGCCAAAAGGTGAAGAATTTGAGGTTGGAGTGGCACGCTTTCCTCTTGTGAAGCCGGAGTATATTTTCTGA